One genomic window of Struthio camelus isolate bStrCam1 chromosome 1, bStrCam1.hap1, whole genome shotgun sequence includes the following:
- the LOC138065844 gene encoding folate receptor gamma-like codes for MAAGQVLLVLLAASVATATKDPLLNSCMDAKHHKTKPGPEGLLHGQCSPWKDNACCTANTSSEAHKDQSYLYNFNWNHCGVMPPKCKHHFIQDTCLYECSPNLGPWIDKADSSWRRERILHVPLCREDCEEWWEDCKDYVTCKENWHKGWNWATGTNRCPWGSVCRPFSRVFPRPADLCEKIWSNSYKYTTERRGSGRCIQMWFDPAQGNPNVLVAKYYAWKRRASPAWRTNVTPAEPGKAARALPWPALLLLPLALVMLP; via the exons atggcagcggggcaggtgctgcttgTGCTGCTGGCCGCCTCTGTAGCGACTGCCACCAAGGACCCGCTGCTGAATAGCTGCATGGATGCCAAACACCACAAAACCAAGCCTGGCCCAGAGGGGCTGCTGCATGGCCAG TGTTCCCCCTGGAAGGACAATGCCTGCTGCACAGCCAACACCAGCTCGGAAGCGCACAAGGACCAGTCCTACCTCTACAACTTCAACTGGAACCATTGTGGGGTGATGCCACCCAAGTGCAAGCACCACTTCATCCAGGACACGTGCTTGTATGAGTGCTCACCCAACCTGGGGCCCTGGATTGACAAG GCTGACAGCAGCTGGCGTCGGGAGAGGATTCTGCACGTGCCGCTCTGCAGAGAGGACTGTGAGGAGTGGTGGGAGGACTGCAAAGACTATGTCACCTGCAAAGAGAACTGGCACAAGGGCTGGAACTGGGCCACAG GAACAAACCGCTGTCCTTGGGGCTCCGTGTGCAGGCCCTTCTCCCGAGTCTTCCCCCGCCCAGCAGACCTGTGTGAGAAGATCTGGTCCAACTCCTACAAATACACCACCGAGCGCCGGGGCAGTGGGCGCTGCATCCAGATGTGGTTTGACCCTGCCCAGGGAAACCCCAACGTGCTTGTGGCAAAATACTATGCTTGGAAGAGGAGAGCGTCTCCTGCTTGGAGGACGAACGTGACTCCCGCCGAGCCTGGCAAAGCGGCACGGGCTCTGccgtggcctgccctgctcctgctgcctcttgccctcgTGATGCTCCCCTAG
- the LOC138065684 gene encoding folate receptor gamma-like, with protein sequence MAAGQVLLVLLAASVATATKDPLLNSCMDAKHHKTKPGPEGLLHGQCSPWKDNACCTANTSSEVHKDQSYLYNFNWNHCGVMPPKCKRHFIQDTCLYECSPNLGPWIDKADSSWRRERILHVPLCREDCEEWWEDCKDYVTCKENWHKGWNWATGTNRCPWGSVCRPFSRVFPRPADLCEKIWSNSYKYTTERRGSGRCIQMWFDPAQGNPNVLVAKYYAWKRRASPAWRTNATPAEPGKAARALPWPALLLLPLALVMLP encoded by the exons atggcagcggggcaggtgctgctggtgctgctggccgccTCTGTAGCAACTGCCACCAAGGACCCGCTGCTGAATAGCTGCATGGATGCCAAACACCACAAAACCAAGCCTGGCCCAGAGGGGCTGCTGCATGGCCAG TGTTCCCCCTGGAAGGACAATGCCTGCTGCACAGCCAACACCAGCTCGGAAGTGCACAAGGACCAGTCCTACCTCTACAACTTCAACTGGAACCATTGTGGGGTGATGCCACCCAAGTGCAAGCGCCACTTCATCCAGGACACGTGCTTGTATGAGTGCTCACCCAACCTGGGGCCCTGGATTGACAAG GCTGACAGCAGCTGGCGTCGGGAGAGGATTCTGCACGTGCCGCTCTGCAGAGAGGACTGTGAGGAGTGGTGGGAGGACTGCAAAGACTATGTCACCTGCAAAGAGAACTGGCACAAGGGCTGGAACTGGGCCACAG GAACAAACCGCTGTCCTTGGGGCTCCGTGTGCAGGCCCTTCTCCCGAGTCTTCCCCCGCCCAGCAGACCTGTGTGAGAAGATCTGGTCCAACTCCTACAAATACACCACCGAGCGCCGGGGCAGTGGGCGCTGCATCCAGATGTGGTTTGACCCTGCCCAGGGAAACCCCAACGTGCTTGTGGCAAAATACTATGCTTGGAAGAGGAGAGCGTCTCCTGCTTGGAGGACGAACGCGACTCCCGCCGAGCCTGGCAAAGCGGCACGGGCTCTGccgtggcctgccctgctcctgctgcctcttgccctcgTGATGCTCCCCTAG
- the LOC138065845 gene encoding folate receptor gamma-like — translation MAAGQVLLVLLAASVATATKDPLLNSCMDAKHHKTKPGPEGLLHGQCSPWKDNACCTANTSSEAHKDQSYLYNFNWNHCGVMPPKCKRHFIQDTCLYECSPNLGPWIDKADSSWRRERILHVPLCREDCEEWWEDCKDYVTCKENWHKGWNWATGTNRCPWGSVCRPFSRVFPRPADLCEKIWSNSYKYTTEHRGSGRCIQMWFDPAQGNPNVLVAKYYAWKRRASPAWRTNATPAEPGKAARALPWPALLLLPLALVMLP, via the exons atggcagcggggcaggtgctgctggtgctgctggccgccTCTGTAGCAACTGCCACCAAGGACCCGCTGCTGAATAGCTGCATGGATGCCAAACACCACAAAACCAAGCCTGGCCCAGAGGGGCTGCTGCATGGCCAG TGTTCCCCCTGGAAGGACAATGCCTGCTGCACAGCCAACACCAGCTCGGAAGCACACAAGGACCAGTCCTACCTCTACAACTTCAACTGGAACCATTGTGGGGTGATGCCACCCAAGTGCAAGCGCCACTTCATCCAGGACACGTGCTTGTATGAGTGCTCACCCAACCTGGGGCCCTGGATTGACAAG GCTGACAGCAGCTGGCGTCGGGAGAGGATTCTGCACGTGCCGCTCTGCAGAGAGGACTGTGAGGAGTGGTGGGAGGACTGCAAAGACTATGTCACCTGCAAAGAGAACTGGCACAAGGGCTGGAACTGGGCCACAG GAACAAACCGCTGTCCTTGGGGCTCCGTGTGCAGGCCCTTCTCCCGAGTCTTCCCCCGCCCAGCAGACCTGTGTGAGAAGATCTGGTCCAACTCCTACAAATACACCACCGAGCACCGGGGCAGTGGGCGCTGCATCCAGATGTGGTTTGACCCTGCCCAGGGAAACCCCAACGTGCTTGTGGCAAAATACTATGCTTGGAAGAGGAGAGCGTCTCCTGCTTGGAGGACGAACGCGACTCCCGCCGAGCCTGGCAAAGCGGCACGGGCTCTGccgtggcctgccctgctcctgctgcctcttgccctcgTGATGCTCCCCTAG